A DNA window from Chlamydia felis Fe/C-56 contains the following coding sequences:
- a CDS encoding histone H1-like repetitive region-containing protein — protein sequence MLGVQKKRSSKKTATKAVRKPARKAAAGKTVRKTVAKKTTARKTVRKTTTARKTVAKKAATTRKPAVKKAAASRKPAAKKATTRKPVAKKVATRKPAVRKTVRKTVAKKTTARKTVRKTTTARKTVAKKAATTRKPAVKKAAASRKPAARKAVAKPALSTCHKHHKHTAACKRVCSSSATRRCGSKSRVRTAHGWRQQLMKLVAR from the coding sequence ATGTTAGGAGTACAAAAGAAACGTAGCAGCAAGAAAACAGCTACTAAAGCTGTTCGAAAACCTGCTAGAAAAGCTGCTGCTGGAAAGACAGTTCGTAAGACAGTTGCTAAGAAAACCACAGCTCGCAAAACAGTTAGAAAAACTACAACAGCTCGTAAAACTGTAGCTAAGAAAGCAGCTACTACTAGAAAGCCTGCTGTTAAAAAAGCCGCAGCATCTCGTAAGCCAGCTGCTAAGAAAGCTACAACTCGCAAGCCAGTTGCTAAAAAAGTTGCGACTCGCAAGCCTGCTGTGAGAAAAACAGTTCGTAAGACAGTTGCTAAGAAAACCACAGCTCGCAAAACAGTTAGAAAAACTACAACAGCTCGTAAAACTGTGGCTAAGAAAGCAGCTACTACTAGAAAGCCTGCTGTTAAAAAAGCCGCAGCATCTCGTAAGCCAGCTGCTAGAAAAGCAGTAGCAAAACCAGCACTGTCTACTTGCCACAAGCATCATAAACACACAGCTGCTTGCAAGCGTGTGTGTTCTTCTTCTGCTACAAGAAGATGTGGTTCTAAAAGCCGTGTTCGCACAGCTCATGGCTGGCGTCAACAGTTAATGAAACTCGTTGCTCGATAG
- a CDS encoding leucyl aminopeptidase codes for MVLFHSQASCCKRVKADAIVLPFWQVQDKVRCAASIVEEYEPLYQVALENFAGKTGEAELIYSYGQGKEKRILLLGLGKNEELSSQDVLEAYAKATRILRKAKCTTVNIVLPVISELRISAEDFLSNLTSGILSLNYNYPKYTKECQSSEPLLTKVTVLGIVPKIADRIFRKEESIFEGVYLTRDLVNGNADEVTPQKLANIAKGLAKEFPSVDAKILNKDAILKEKMGLLAAVAKGSAVDPCFIVLSYQGKPKSKDHTVLIGKGVTFDSGGLDLKPGKAMLTMKEDMAGAATALGILSGVAALELPVNVTAIIPATENAIDGASYKMGDVYIGMSGLSVEIGSTDAEGRLILADAITYALKYCKPTRIIDFATLTGAMVVSLGESVAGFFSNNDVLAQDLSEASAETGEALWRLPLVEKYDKALQSDIADMKNIGSNRAGAITAALFLRRFLEDQPVAWAHLDIAGTAYREKDEDPYPKYASGFGVRCLIYYIEKFLSK; via the coding sequence GTGGTTCTATTTCATTCTCAAGCGTCTTGTTGCAAACGTGTTAAAGCTGATGCGATTGTTCTTCCTTTTTGGCAGGTTCAAGATAAGGTTAGGTGTGCAGCTTCAATCGTAGAAGAATACGAACCTCTTTATCAAGTTGCTCTGGAAAACTTTGCAGGGAAAACTGGGGAGGCTGAGCTTATCTATAGCTACGGTCAGGGAAAGGAAAAGCGTATTTTACTTCTTGGACTAGGAAAAAACGAAGAGCTGTCTTCTCAAGATGTTTTAGAGGCTTATGCTAAAGCAACTCGTATATTGCGTAAGGCAAAATGTACAACAGTAAATATCGTGCTTCCTGTAATTTCCGAGTTGCGCATTTCTGCGGAGGATTTCTTATCTAATCTAACTTCGGGAATTCTGTCTTTAAATTACAATTATCCTAAGTATACTAAGGAATGCCAAAGTTCTGAGCCTTTATTGACTAAGGTCACTGTGTTGGGAATAGTCCCTAAGATTGCCGATAGAATCTTTAGAAAAGAAGAGAGTATCTTTGAGGGCGTTTACTTGACGCGTGATCTCGTGAATGGTAATGCTGATGAGGTGACTCCTCAGAAATTGGCAAATATTGCAAAAGGATTGGCTAAGGAATTCCCAAGCGTTGACGCTAAGATTTTAAATAAAGATGCGATTCTTAAAGAGAAAATGGGGCTATTGGCAGCTGTTGCCAAGGGATCAGCTGTCGACCCCTGTTTTATTGTTTTAAGTTATCAAGGTAAGCCAAAATCAAAAGATCATACCGTTCTTATCGGAAAAGGAGTGACTTTTGATTCTGGTGGTTTAGACCTTAAACCTGGCAAGGCTATGCTGACCATGAAGGAAGACATGGCAGGAGCTGCTACAGCATTAGGAATTCTTTCTGGGGTAGCCGCATTAGAACTTCCTGTGAATGTGACCGCGATTATCCCAGCTACAGAAAATGCTATAGACGGTGCTTCCTATAAGATGGGAGATGTCTATATAGGGATGTCGGGATTATCTGTAGAGATTGGAAGTACAGATGCCGAAGGTCGTCTAATACTCGCAGACGCAATAACTTATGCTTTAAAATATTGTAAGCCTACAAGAATTATTGATTTTGCCACTTTAACAGGGGCAATGGTTGTCTCCTTGGGAGAGAGTGTTGCTGGTTTCTTCTCTAATAATGATGTATTAGCTCAGGATCTTTCCGAGGCTTCCGCAGAAACTGGCGAAGCTTTATGGCGATTACCACTGGTTGAAAAGTATGACAAAGCTTTGCAGTCCGATATTGCTGATATGAAGAATATCGGTAGTAACCGTGCTGGGGCTATTACTGCGGCTCTTTTCTTAAGACGTTTTCTTGAAGATCAGCCGGTAGCTTGGGCTCATTTAGACATCGCTGGTACCGCGTATCGTGAAAAGGATGAAGATCCCTATCCTAAATATGCTTCAGGTTTTGGAGTGCGTTGTCTTATTTATTACATAGAAAAGTTTTTGTCTAAGTAA
- a CDS encoding single-stranded DNA-binding protein, producing the protein MMFGYFIGYLGADPEERMTSKGKRVVVLRLGVKSRVGTKDETVWCKCNVWHNRYDKMLPYLKKGSGVIVAGDISVESYMSKDGTPQSSLVISVDTIKFSPFSRNETRSPSSEDHSSQTSYDNVSVGFEGESLDVEAIADKDMYAGYGQGQQYVSEDVPF; encoded by the coding sequence CTTGGGAGCAGATCCCGAAGAAAGAATGACTTCAAAAGGTAAGCGCGTGGTAGTGTTACGTTTAGGCGTAAAATCTCGTGTGGGAACCAAAGACGAAACTGTATGGTGCAAGTGTAATGTGTGGCATAACCGTTATGACAAAATGCTCCCTTATTTAAAAAAAGGATCAGGAGTAATTGTTGCTGGGGATATCTCTGTAGAGAGCTACATGAGCAAGGACGGAACGCCTCAATCTTCTTTGGTAATAAGTGTCGATACAATTAAATTTAGTCCTTTTAGCAGGAACGAAACTCGTTCACCATCATCTGAGGATCACTCTTCTCAAACATCTTACGATAATGTGTCTGTAGGATTTGAAGGAGAAAGTTTAGATGTTGAAGCTATAGCAGATAAGGATATGTATGCCGGCTATGGTCAAGGTCAGCAATACGTGTCTGAAGATGTTCCTTTTTAA